The Acidimicrobiales bacterium genome includes a window with the following:
- a CDS encoding biotin carboxylase N-terminal domain-containing protein — MFDRVLIANRGEIALRVTRSCRELGVRAIACYTDADFDALHVRRADEAYRIDSERATAGYLDIEAIVALGVRVGAEAVHPGYGFLAENAAFARAVHEAGMAFIGPKPETIELMGSKVAAREAAERAGVRSVPGTTAAVETLDEVVAFGEEFGWPVAIKASYGGGGRGMKVVEGPGGAEEALASARREAMGAFGRDEVYLERYLSTPRHIEMQIFGDRLGNLIWLGERDCTAQRRHQKLVEESPAAHFDEATRAAMGGAAVRLGAACRYEGAGTVEFLFDSGEFYFLEMNTRLQVEHPVTELVTGIDLVALQLRVAAGEPLGLAQGDVSPRGHAIECRLNAEDPSRGEFLPTPGRISAFSRPDGFGVRLDAGYEAGDTVSPHYDNLIGKLTVWGTDREDARRRMLRCLDETLITGVPTTVPAARAILSAPAFIEGTHSTRLVEHEIDWSNVVHPDAEGSRDEDGRVLRSVDAEVDGRRHRVRLYVPEGPAGQKAARRAPRSVGTVEGDGTVAAPMQGTIVKVLVAEGDSVQAGDTICVLEAMKMENPIRTSASGIVTSLRVELGSTLGPGDVIALVQ, encoded by the coding sequence ATGTTCGACCGAGTCCTCATCGCGAACCGCGGGGAGATCGCGCTGCGCGTCACCCGCAGCTGTCGCGAGCTCGGCGTGCGCGCCATCGCCTGCTACACCGACGCCGACTTCGACGCGCTGCACGTGCGGCGCGCCGACGAGGCCTACCGGATCGACTCCGAGCGCGCGACGGCGGGCTACCTCGACATCGAGGCGATCGTCGCGCTCGGCGTGCGGGTCGGCGCCGAGGCGGTCCACCCCGGCTACGGCTTCCTCGCCGAGAACGCCGCGTTCGCGCGCGCCGTACACGAGGCGGGGATGGCCTTCATCGGCCCGAAGCCCGAGACGATCGAGCTGATGGGCTCGAAGGTCGCGGCCCGCGAGGCCGCCGAGCGCGCCGGCGTGCGCAGCGTCCCGGGCACGACGGCGGCGGTCGAGACGCTCGACGAGGTCGTGGCCTTCGGCGAGGAGTTCGGCTGGCCGGTGGCGATCAAGGCCTCCTACGGCGGCGGCGGGCGCGGCATGAAGGTCGTCGAGGGGCCCGGCGGGGCCGAGGAGGCCCTCGCCTCCGCGCGCCGGGAGGCGATGGGGGCCTTCGGGCGCGACGAGGTCTACCTGGAGCGCTACCTGAGCACCCCGCGCCACATCGAGATGCAGATCTTCGGCGACCGCCTCGGCAACCTGATCTGGCTGGGCGAGCGGGACTGCACCGCCCAGCGGCGCCACCAGAAGCTCGTCGAGGAGAGCCCCGCCGCGCACTTCGACGAGGCGACGCGCGCCGCGATGGGCGGGGCGGCGGTGCGCCTCGGCGCGGCGTGCCGCTACGAGGGCGCGGGCACCGTCGAGTTCCTCTTCGACTCGGGCGAGTTCTACTTCCTCGAGATGAACACCCGGCTGCAGGTGGAGCACCCCGTCACCGAGCTCGTCACCGGCATCGACCTCGTCGCCCTGCAGCTGCGGGTCGCCGCCGGCGAGCCCCTCGGCCTCGCGCAGGGCGACGTCTCGCCGCGGGGCCACGCCATCGAGTGCCGCCTGAACGCCGAGGACCCCTCGCGGGGCGAGTTCCTGCCGACGCCGGGGCGGATCTCGGCCTTCAGCCGCCCCGACGGTTTCGGCGTCCGCCTGGACGCCGGCTACGAGGCCGGCGACACCGTGAGCCCCCACTACGACAACCTCATCGGCAAGCTCACGGTCTGGGGCACCGACCGCGAGGACGCCCGCCGGCGGATGCTGCGCTGCCTCGACGAGACCCTCATCACCGGGGTCCCGACGACGGTGCCCGCGGCGCGCGCCATCCTCTCGGCCCCGGCCTTCATCGAGGGGACCCACTCGACGCGCCTCGTCGAGCACGAGATCGACTGGTCCAACGTCGTCCACCCCGACGCCGAGGGCAGCCGCGACGAGGACGGGCGCGTGCTGCGCAGCGTCGACGCGGAGGTCGACGGACGCCGCCACCGTGTCCGCCTCTACGTCCCCGAAGGTCCCGCCGGCCAGAAGGCGGCGCGGCGGGCGCCGCGCAGCGTCGGCACCGTCGAGGGCGACGGCACGGTCGCCGCGCCGATGCAGGGCACGATCGTGAAAGTCCTCGTGGCCGAGGGGGATAGCGTGCAGGCGGGCGACACGATCTGCGTCCTCGAGGCGATGAAGATGGAGAACCCCATCCGCACCAGCGCGTCCGGCATCGTCACCTCGTTGCGCGTCGAGCTCGGATCGACCCTCGGCCCGGGCGACGTGATCGCCCTCGTGCAGTGA
- a CDS encoding glycosyltransferase family 2 protein has protein sequence MAEGAAVAAVVVNRDGGDSLLGCVESLRAAGVEQVVVVDNASSDGSPARLVAADPAARLVPTGENLGYGRAANRGAARTEAPYLLVCNPDLVAHADAVKVLVAELEQRPEVAAVGPKILDVHGAVYPSARAIPSLVTGAGHALLAPFFPDNPWTRSYRLAEADPGSGREVDWVSGAFLLLRRVAFESVGGFDERYFMYVEDLDLCWRLGRAGWKVRYAPEAVIVHEQGQSAARHPLRMLAAHHRSTWRFECRHARGLERALLPVIGLALLARLGVTGVRELARGRTERPERQG, from the coding sequence GTGGCTGAGGGGGCGGCCGTCGCCGCGGTGGTCGTCAACCGGGACGGGGGGGACTCCCTCCTCGGCTGTGTCGAGAGCCTGCGCGCCGCCGGCGTCGAGCAAGTCGTGGTGGTCGACAACGCCTCCTCGGACGGCTCGCCGGCGCGCCTCGTCGCCGCCGACCCGGCGGCGCGCCTCGTGCCGACGGGCGAGAACCTCGGCTACGGGCGCGCCGCGAACCGCGGCGCGGCCCGCACCGAGGCCCCCTACCTGCTCGTCTGCAACCCCGACCTCGTCGCTCACGCCGACGCGGTGAAGGTGCTCGTGGCCGAGCTCGAGCAGCGCCCGGAGGTCGCGGCGGTCGGCCCGAAGATCCTCGACGTGCACGGCGCCGTCTACCCCTCGGCGCGCGCCATCCCGAGCCTCGTCACCGGCGCGGGGCACGCGCTCCTCGCCCCCTTCTTCCCCGACAACCCCTGGACGCGCTCCTACCGCCTCGCGGAGGCGGACCCCGGCAGTGGGCGCGAGGTCGACTGGGTCTCGGGCGCCTTCCTCCTGCTGCGGCGCGTCGCCTTCGAGAGCGTCGGCGGCTTCGACGAGCGCTACTTCATGTACGTCGAGGACCTCGACCTCTGCTGGCGCCTCGGGCGCGCCGGCTGGAAGGTCCGCTACGCCCCCGAGGCGGTGATCGTGCACGAGCAGGGCCAGTCGGCGGCCCGCCATCCGCTGCGCATGCTCGCCGCCCACCACCGCTCCACGTGGCGCTTCGAGTGCCGCCACGCCCGCGGCCTCGAGCGGGCCCTGCTGCCCGTGATCGGCCTCGCGTTGCTGGCGCGACTCGGGGTCACCGGGGTGCGTGAGCTGGCCCGCGGGCGGACGGAGCGGCCGGAGAGGCAGGGCTAA
- a CDS encoding biotin--[acetyl-CoA-carboxylase] ligase, with protein MHLTVVDSTNRYAAEAARAGAAEGLVVVADRQEEGRGRLGRSWVAPPGSALLCSLLLRPELPVEELALLGLAAALAGQAAVAHLGGAALAVKWPNDLLVGEKKVAGILAEVVPGDGPARPAVVVGIGVNLAWPAAFDPRHEAAGLLAQATTLAASGAPLGRDELLAALLDEFGERYGALVADGAGGLLADYRTRCATIGQRVRVSEAAGEWEGLAEGVDGRGRLLVRRGDALRSLDAADVVHLRAAVEG; from the coding sequence ATCCACCTCACCGTGGTCGACTCGACGAACCGCTACGCCGCCGAGGCGGCGCGCGCCGGCGCGGCGGAGGGCCTCGTCGTCGTCGCCGACCGCCAGGAGGAGGGGCGCGGCCGCCTCGGCCGCAGCTGGGTGGCGCCGCCGGGCTCGGCCCTGCTCTGCTCGCTGCTGCTCCGCCCCGAGCTCCCGGTGGAGGAGCTCGCGCTCCTCGGCCTCGCGGCGGCGCTCGCCGGGCAGGCCGCGGTCGCCCACCTCGGGGGCGCGGCGCTCGCCGTGAAATGGCCGAACGACCTCCTCGTCGGGGAGAAGAAGGTCGCCGGCATCCTCGCCGAGGTCGTCCCCGGCGACGGGCCGGCGCGCCCCGCGGTGGTCGTCGGGATCGGGGTGAACCTCGCCTGGCCCGCGGCCTTCGACCCGCGGCATGAGGCGGCGGGGCTCCTCGCGCAGGCGACGACGCTCGCCGCGAGCGGGGCGCCGCTCGGGCGCGACGAGCTGCTCGCTGCGCTGCTCGACGAGTTCGGCGAGCGCTACGGGGCGCTCGTCGCCGACGGCGCCGGCGGGCTCCTCGCGGACTACCGGACACGCTGTGCGACGATCGGCCAGCGGGTGCGGGTGAGCGAGGCCGCGGGGGAGTGGGAGGGCCTCGCCGAGGGCGTGGACGGCCGGGGGCGGCTCCTCGTGCGCCGCGGCGACGCCCTGCGGAGCCTCGACGCCGCCGACGTCGTCCACCTGCGCGCCGCCGTGGAGGGCTGA
- a CDS encoding GNAT family N-acetyltransferase, with the protein MSEVSHQKLVPEDAGEVLTLQRAAFLAEAQLYRTTDIPPLLESFDELRAEIEATYSLGAFRGSRLVGALRLTVDGPVGWISRVAVAPDQQGQGIASGLLRAIEAAAPPSVQEFRLAAGAKSEANRSMYERRGYRELSRMVDSAGIQLVVMGKARG; encoded by the coding sequence GTGAGCGAGGTCTCCCACCAGAAGCTCGTCCCCGAGGACGCGGGGGAGGTGCTGACGCTCCAGCGCGCCGCGTTTCTCGCCGAGGCGCAGCTGTACCGGACGACGGACATCCCTCCGCTGCTCGAGTCGTTCGACGAGCTGCGCGCGGAGATCGAGGCGACCTACTCACTCGGCGCCTTCCGGGGCTCACGGCTCGTCGGCGCGCTCCGCCTCACCGTCGACGGCCCGGTCGGCTGGATCAGCCGGGTGGCGGTCGCCCCTGACCAGCAGGGTCAGGGGATCGCCTCCGGCCTGCTCCGTGCCATCGAGGCGGCCGCTCCGCCGAGCGTGCAGGAGTTTCGACTCGCCGCGGGAGCAAAGAGCGAGGCCAACCGCTCGATGTACGAGCGCCGCGGCTACCGCGAGCTCTCACGGATGGTCGACTCCGCCGGCATCCAGCTGGTCGTCATGGGAAAGGCGCGGGGCTAG
- a CDS encoding M20 family metallopeptidase, translating into MSGARQAAEAALHAAAEEIVALSHEIHGHPELAFEEELAAGWCSGALSDAGFTVEQGICGLETAFSASIGSGPLQIGICCEYDALPDIGHACGHNVIAAAAVGAGRALAGVADDLGLTVRVLGTPAEEGGGGKILMLERGGFDGLHASMMVHPWPGELIQMPCLAVAHFDVLVTGAEAHASAYPELGRNAADALTVAQVAVGLLRQHAYPGDQVHGIVTYGGAAPNIVPNRAEAKFYVRSANLARLAEWQPRILDCFKAGAIATGTEVEITEQSPAYSEFVLDEVMAGLYRANAEALGRVFPPPPSRAVTASTDMANVSLVMPAIHPTLGLDSLPAVNHQATFAAHCATPVADKAALDGALAMAWTAIDLASDEGERSRLGERAYQH; encoded by the coding sequence GTGAGCGGGGCCAGGCAGGCCGCCGAAGCCGCGCTGCACGCCGCGGCGGAGGAGATCGTCGCCCTCTCGCACGAGATCCACGGCCACCCCGAGCTCGCCTTCGAGGAGGAGCTGGCTGCGGGCTGGTGCTCGGGCGCGCTCTCCGACGCCGGCTTCACCGTCGAGCAGGGGATCTGCGGCCTCGAGACCGCCTTCTCGGCCTCGATCGGCTCCGGCCCGCTGCAGATCGGCATCTGCTGTGAGTACGACGCCCTCCCCGACATCGGCCACGCCTGCGGCCACAACGTGATCGCCGCCGCGGCGGTCGGCGCCGGGCGGGCGCTCGCCGGGGTGGCCGACGACCTCGGCCTCACCGTCCGCGTCCTCGGCACGCCCGCCGAGGAGGGTGGGGGCGGGAAGATCCTGATGCTCGAGCGCGGCGGCTTCGACGGCCTCCACGCCTCGATGATGGTCCACCCCTGGCCGGGCGAGCTGATCCAGATGCCCTGCCTCGCCGTCGCCCACTTCGACGTCCTGGTCACCGGGGCCGAGGCGCACGCCTCGGCCTACCCCGAGCTCGGCCGCAACGCCGCGGACGCCCTCACCGTGGCGCAGGTGGCGGTCGGCCTCCTCCGCCAGCACGCCTACCCCGGCGACCAGGTGCACGGCATCGTCACCTACGGCGGGGCGGCTCCGAACATCGTCCCCAACCGCGCCGAGGCGAAGTTCTACGTCCGCTCGGCGAACCTCGCCCGCCTCGCCGAGTGGCAGCCGCGCATCCTCGACTGCTTCAAGGCGGGCGCGATCGCTACCGGGACCGAGGTGGAGATCACCGAGCAGTCCCCCGCCTACTCGGAGTTCGTGCTCGACGAGGTGATGGCGGGGCTGTACCGCGCGAACGCCGAGGCGCTCGGACGGGTCTTCCCGCCGCCGCCCTCGCGGGCGGTCACCGCCTCGACCGACATGGCGAACGTCTCGCTGGTGATGCCGGCGATCCACCCCACCCTCGGCCTCGACTCGCTGCCGGCGGTCAACCACCAGGCGACCTTCGCCGCGCACTGCGCGACGCCGGTCGCCGACAAGGCGGCCCTCGACGGCGCGCTCGCGATGGCCTGGACGGCGATCGACCTCGCCTCCGACGAGGGTGAGCGCAGCCGCCTCGGCGAGCGCGCCTACCAGCACTGA
- the rfbB gene encoding dTDP-glucose 4,6-dehydratase: MRLLVTGGAGFIGSNFVRYWASEHPDDRVVVLDALTYAGNRANLEGVEGKGAVSFVRGDIANQELVEHLLESEAITTVVNFAAESHNSLAILDPARFFRTNVLGTQALCDAARKVGVERFHHISTCEVYGDLALDSDESFNEESPYRPRTPYNASKAGSDHVVRSYGETFGLEATITNCCNNYGPYQFPEKVIPLFSALALSDSPLTLYASTENRREWLHVRDHCRAVELVLLDGAAGETYHVGSGEEASIMEIADGVLAATGRDASLKTIVPDRPGHDRRYLLDSSKIRRELGWAPTVTFEQGLAETVAWYAANETWWRPLIGRSPVAEGSWQGSGAS, encoded by the coding sequence ATGCGTCTCCTCGTCACCGGCGGTGCCGGCTTCATCGGGTCGAACTTCGTCCGCTACTGGGCGAGCGAGCACCCCGACGACCGCGTCGTCGTGCTCGACGCCCTCACCTACGCCGGCAACAGGGCGAACCTGGAGGGCGTCGAGGGCAAGGGAGCGGTGAGCTTCGTGCGCGGCGACATCGCCAACCAGGAGCTCGTCGAGCACCTCCTCGAGTCCGAGGCGATCACGACGGTGGTGAACTTCGCCGCCGAGTCCCACAACAGCCTCGCGATCCTCGACCCGGCGCGCTTTTTCCGCACCAACGTCCTCGGCACCCAGGCGCTCTGCGACGCGGCGCGCAAGGTCGGCGTCGAGCGCTTCCACCACATCTCGACCTGTGAGGTCTACGGGGACCTCGCCCTCGACAGCGACGAGTCCTTCAACGAGGAGTCCCCCTACCGGCCGCGCACCCCCTACAACGCCTCCAAGGCCGGCTCGGACCACGTCGTGCGCTCCTACGGGGAGACCTTCGGCCTCGAGGCGACGATCACCAACTGCTGCAACAACTACGGCCCGTACCAGTTCCCCGAGAAGGTGATCCCGCTCTTCAGCGCGCTCGCGCTCTCGGACTCGCCGCTCACCCTCTACGCCTCGACGGAGAACCGCCGCGAGTGGCTGCACGTGCGCGACCACTGCCGCGCCGTCGAGCTCGTGCTCCTCGACGGCGCGGCCGGCGAGACCTACCACGTCGGCTCCGGCGAGGAGGCGAGCATCATGGAGATCGCCGACGGCGTGCTCGCGGCGACCGGCCGCGACGCCTCGCTGAAGACGATCGTCCCCGACCGCCCCGGCCACGATCGCCGCTACCTCCTCGACTCGAGCAAGATCCGCCGCGAGCTCGGCTGGGCGCCGACGGTCACCTTCGAGCAGGGGCTCGCCGAGACCGTCGCCTGGTACGCGGCCAACGAGACCTGGTGGCGACCGCTCATCGGCCGCTCGCCGGTCGCCGAGGGCAGCTGGCAGGGCTCGGGGGCGAGCTGA
- the rfbD gene encoding dTDP-4-dehydrorhamnose reductase gives MATAHRPLAGRRGQLAGLGGELSAVRVLVTGASGQLGAEVVEELARRSGAARRGGGLDVLAADHAHLDVTDRDAVLGVLDTFAPDVVIHSAAFTAVDECEREPGRAFAVNALGTRHVAEGCRLAGAHLTYVSTDYVFDGEKATAYCEWDLPNPRSVYGASKLGGERELGAEATIVRTSWVCGSRGANIVKTALRLLGAGVAPLRFVDDQRGSPTIASDLAVALCDLALARRPGLFHVTNSGATSWYGFVRAVARFAGYPEGRVEPITTAELDPPRPAPRPANSVLENAALVASGLALLPPWEESTERLVALLGASRG, from the coding sequence GTGGCGACCGCTCATCGGCCGCTCGCCGGTCGCCGAGGGCAGCTGGCAGGGCTCGGGGGCGAGCTGAGCGCGGTCCGCGTCCTGGTCACCGGCGCCTCCGGACAGCTCGGCGCCGAGGTCGTCGAGGAGCTGGCGCGGCGCTCGGGCGCGGCGCGGCGCGGCGGCGGGCTGGACGTGCTCGCCGCCGACCACGCGCACCTCGACGTCACCGACCGCGACGCGGTGCTCGGCGTCCTCGACACCTTCGCGCCCGACGTCGTCATCCACTCCGCCGCCTTCACCGCGGTCGACGAGTGCGAGCGCGAGCCGGGGCGTGCCTTCGCGGTGAACGCGCTCGGCACCCGCCACGTGGCCGAGGGCTGCCGCCTCGCCGGTGCGCACCTCACCTACGTCTCGACCGACTACGTCTTCGACGGCGAGAAGGCGACCGCCTACTGCGAGTGGGACCTGCCGAACCCGCGCTCGGTGTACGGCGCCTCCAAGCTCGGAGGCGAGCGCGAGCTCGGCGCGGAGGCGACGATCGTCCGCACCTCCTGGGTCTGCGGCAGCCGCGGGGCGAACATCGTGAAGACCGCGCTCCGGCTCCTCGGCGCGGGCGTCGCCCCGCTGCGCTTCGTGGACGACCAGCGCGGCAGCCCGACGATCGCCTCGGACCTCGCCGTCGCGCTCTGCGACCTCGCGCTGGCGCGCCGCCCCGGCCTCTTCCACGTCACCAACAGCGGCGCGACGAGCTGGTACGGCTTCGTGCGCGCCGTCGCCCGCTTCGCCGGCTACCCCGAGGGCCGCGTCGAGCCGATCACCACCGCCGAGCTCGACCCGCCCCGCCCCGCGCCGCGACCGGCCAACTCGGTCCTCGAGAACGCGGCCCTCGTCGCCTCCGGCCTCGCCCTCCTTCCCCCCTGGGAGGAGTCGACGGAGCGCCTCGTCGCCCTCCTCGGAGCCTCCCGTGGCTGA